The Tursiops truncatus isolate mTurTru1 chromosome X, mTurTru1.mat.Y, whole genome shotgun sequence DNA segment CTAGGCTATTGAATTTTAGCTCACCTATTGTACTAAGCAGTGATAGATAGTgggtgatttcattttttattagaattttattatttcatctgtTAATAGAGGTTTAGACATAAATGAATACAGTGGCAAATTATACAAGCTTTTTAAATGACAATGAACatattttctgacattttaaGTCGGTCCTCAAATCGGTTAACTTTTAAGCACACTTTAAATTAGTATTAGGTACTTAATTTTGAATAGCTACTTTAGTGACTTGAGAAactataacattttctttaattattctgtGGTTAAAAccataaatttcatttaattttataatctatGTTAACAGTGTTAGCCTAAAAGATTTTATATACAGATTTAAAATCTAGTGGTGAGTGTAAGCttgcacttaaaatattttgtaattaagcAAATGAAATATCACAAATAAGCAAAGAACTTTGGGAGGATCTAAGCTTTGTAAATGCTAGAgctttgtttcataattttttgttcttcAAGGAATTAGGCTgtattttatcattctttttaatatgtttaccGTAAGTGCTTTAAGAAGTAGACTGAATTTTAGCTGTAGCGAATGTATCATGCAGGGAGTATCCTGGTTTAACTTCTGAAGTGCTTTCACTCCTGCTTGCTTCCCCTTGAAACCGTCTAGAAAGAAGTTGGCACATTATTTTGCGAATGTTACTGGACATCAGGAAATACATGACTGGATCTAAACAGCTattaaaagatgagaaaaccagCATGATCTCATTGGTTTTGTGAACGATTTCCTTCCAATAGCAAGACGACATATTTAGCTGTGAAGAAATATAGACAAATCGGAAGCCATGATAGGGAACAAAACATACAGTAAAAATGATAAGCACAATAAAGGAATTCCGGGCTGTAGTGGCATATTTGCCAGAATTAGGAAATTTTGACCTCCTTTTAGAAATCCTCAATAGATTCTTGCCAATCTTAATATAGGAAAGGATTATTAGTAGGAAAATTAGCCAGAACATTACCACAAGAATGTAGTTAAAAATTGCTTCTCCTTTTGCATTATGCTTATCTCTATAATGGAAACACATTGTGGAATTATGACCTCCTTTCTTAAGGGTTAAAATAATCATAGTTAAAAATCCAGCAAGGGCAATTATCCATACTATACAGCAAACATAAATACTCTGTTTGGTTGTTATCGCCTTCCGTTGTTGTATAGACCGATTAATTTTTATGTAGCGATCCAAACTGATGAATCCAAGCAAAATAATGCTAATGTACATGTTCATATAAAATAGTGTTCCCACAACCTTGCAAAGAATCACACCTAGTGTCCACTTGTTTTGGTTAATGTGATACATTATTCGGAAAGGGAGGCAGAAGATAAGTAAGAGGTCTGCAATGGCTACATTGAGTAGGTAAATCTGAAT contains these protein-coding regions:
- the GPR34 gene encoding probable G-protein coupled receptor 34 — protein: MRSQMVTMTTTSVSSWPCSSQGVHFVTNHSVQWPHNFSGASNFTACSMDEKLLSNVLTTFYSVIFIVGLIGNIIALYVFLGIHRKRNSIQIYLLNVAIADLLLIFCLPFRIMYHINQNKWTLGVILCKVVGTLFYMNMYISIILLGFISLDRYIKINRSIQQRKAITTKQSIYVCCIVWIIALAGFLTMIILTLKKGGHNSTMCFHYRDKHNAKGEAIFNYILVVMFWLIFLLIILSYIKIGKNLLRISKRRSKFPNSGKYATTARNSFIVLIIFTVCFVPYHGFRFVYISSQLNMSSCYWKEIVHKTNEIMLVFSSFNSCLDPVMYFLMSSNIRKIMCQLLSRRFQGEASRSESTSEVKPGYSLHDTFATAKIQSTS